Proteins co-encoded in one Colletes latitarsis isolate SP2378_abdomen chromosome 2, iyColLati1, whole genome shotgun sequence genomic window:
- the LOC143351784 gene encoding alpha-amylase 2 has product MLLIVTLLAVLSVTAGDSPHKNPYYAPGHDTMVHLFEWKWMDIAKECENFLGPIGYGGVQVSPAQENLKIPNRPWWERYQPMSYLWNTRSGTKIEFADMVTRCNAVGVRIYIDMIANHMSADRENAIGTGNSRANTFTRNYYAVPYTDNDFHARCSITNYNDAANVRNCELSGLHDLNQGHEYVRGKIVDFMNEAINMGVAGFRMDAAKHMWPEDLNTIYSRLDNLSVEHGFPANARPFIFQEVIDYGGNEAVSKFEYTAIAAVTEFKHGSELSNSFRGNNLLKWFSNWGEKWSLLPSSDALVFVDNHDTQRSNSINVLTYKMSKQYKMAVAFMLAQDYGIPRVMSSFGFEDFNQGPPMDNEERIASPIIHPDNTCSGGWICEHRWRQIYNMVRFRNAVRGTTVSSWWDNGSNQIAFCRGDAGFIAFNGDQYDMAATIKACLSPGTYCDVASGSLENGRCTGKVVTVQRDGNVRVEILKREDDGFLAIHKNARVG; this is encoded by the exons ATGTTGTTAATCGTGACTTTGTTGGCCGTGCTCTCGGTGACAGCGGGCGACAGTCCCCACAAGAATCCATATTATGCACCAGGCCATGACACCATGGTCCATCTTTTCGAGTGGAAATGGATGGACATCGCCAAAGAATGTGAAAACTTTCTGGGCCCGATCGGCTACGGTGGAGTACAG GTGTCGCCAGCCCAGGAGAACCTGAAGATCCCAAACAGGCCATGGTGGGAACGCTATCAGCCAATGTCTTATCTCTGGAACACGAGATCTGGCACGAAAATAGAGTTCGCTGATATGGTGACCAGATGCAACGCGGTGGGCGTCCGAATCTACATCGACATGATCGCGAATCACATGTCCGCTGACAGGGAGAACGCAATAGGCACTGGAAACTCTAGAGCGAACACGTTCACGCGCAACTATTACGCGGTACCCTACACGGACAATGATTTTCATGCGCGTTGCTCGATCACTAATTACAACGACGCCGCGAACGTACGAAATTGCGAGCTGTCTGGCCTCCATGACTTGAACCAAGGCCACGAGTACGTTAGAGGGAAGATCGTGGACTTTATGAACGAGGCCATCAACATGGGCGTAGCAGGATTTCG TATGGACGCTGCAAAGCACATGTGGCCAGAGGATCTGAACACGATTTACTCCAGATTGGATAATCTGAGCGTGGAGCACGGTTTCCCAGCGAACGCTCGACCGTTTATATTCCAAGAAGTGATCGATTACGGGGGCAACGAGGCCGTCTCGAAGTTCGAATACACCGCCATTGCCGCGGTGACGGAGTTCAAACACGGGTCAGAGTTGAGCAATTCTTTCCGCGGCAACAATCTCTTAAAATGGTTCTCCAACTGGGGAGAAAAATGGAGTCTTCTACCGTCATCCGACGCGCTCGTTTTCGTCGACAACCACGACACCCAACGCTCTAATAGCATAAACGTGCTCACCTACAAGATGTCCAAACAGTACAAG ATGGCGGTGGCTTTTATGCTGGCTCAAGATTACGGAATACCGCGAGTGATGAGTTCGTTCGGTTTCGAGGACTTTAATCAAGGTCCGCCGATGGACAACGAGGAACGCATCGCGTCCCCCATTATTCACCCTGACAATACCTGCAGCGGCGGCTGGATCTGCGAGCATCGTTGGCGACAGATTTACAATATGGTGCGTTTCCGGAACGCTGTACGCGGAACGACGGTTTCGAGCTGGTGGGACAATGGTAGCAACCAGATCGCGTTCTGTCGCGGCGATGCTGGATTCATAGCGTTCAACGGCGATCAATACGACATGGCTGCGACGATCAAGGCCTGTCTGTCGCCCGGTACGTACTGTGACGTGGCTTCCGGGAGCCTGGAGAACGGGAGATGCACCGGGAAAGTCGTCACGGTGCAACGGGACGGCAACGTTCGCGTCGAGATCTTGAAACGCGAAGATGACGGATTCCTTGCTATTCATAAGAAC GCCCGAGTTggttaa